Proteins from a genomic interval of Siniperca chuatsi isolate FFG_IHB_CAS linkage group LG10, ASM2008510v1, whole genome shotgun sequence:
- the znf217 gene encoding zinc finger protein 217, translating to MPTHSLLPCVESPDGLAQDVHISNNASIPGPGSSMTPHTTYPEKAVLESGGSVSLSCMFCDQTFTHQDELGPHVLTQHPTTFFEPAVLRVEAEFRIPGERPRPKPSSLPNEKEEVHSCIVCGQVSQDASELETHMRKHKDYFTYCCNVCGRRFREPWFLKNHMKMHVKPGAKSKAQQDLETPVTVNGIVQDPASEPVVTVYKMCMVCGFFFPDHDSLVEHSKVHNREVEPGKDKDKDGTTESLDKQETFLHSLRLLPRSIGNSLQHERSSKWIPQLDPFNTYQAWQLATKGKIAVGPNTTKDIGQEASTDNEECGSDKEELNNIWSEGQGDKTMKEALGREARSQQQTVVENPETPRRSLMQKDKDKERPTTCEECQRTFRTYHQLVLHSRVHKRERGGEESPTSSVDGKLSRAGSLEHAEEGSEEGFEEAALAENLGPGEEGFDRSKVRSKECSYCGKSFRSSYYLTVHLRTHTGEKPFKCAYCDYAAAQKTSLKYHLDRRHKDKPYVDIPSRPVPLVPSPNDGKHGNDNENPAPNRSKLWVPGARSCPNGTPEDRFDSIDSKLGKPLVQMNTEYEKLIAKSAYSPVDDTSLKCPVPVNLKMEREEIKDENSEAPLNLSLKVSLSISASAEPRNALIPIACSFCAYKTMYPEVLIMHKKLTHKDKSDSTKKNGFGGSLKHKRYTGCPPALDGKDVTPLAMIDRRHPRRTKSPPPQPAKPQEKTPVNPPHGPKRSPIHAPLHDVVQETQRHRHNIDTHPSQESSRYTELLRKSNTGSKYVVDRPGPSDRVGIGERSYPARSGVIWHSDAARLCLSSRFGSLPQMDFGEPSSKRFKYTVPTGRETDTGEKPGFRGPAGDGSNRLLISGRSVKTTSQGSGPSTVSETLGPLKTTSTVIGGGLDTEWSMMNLLRSYTPNDLASLYHSTSANPSHGGLANPRAGGRTVLYQHLPTLPNLQRRDPSGPFPNQRYGTTDKST from the exons ATGCCGACTCATTCATTGCTGCCATGTGTGGAGAGCCCAGATGGACTTGCCCAAGATGTTCATATTAGTAACAATGCAAGCATCCCAGGGCCTGGCTCTAGCATGACACCACACACCACATACCCAGAAAAGGCTGTGTTGGAATCTGGAGGAAGTGTATCGCTATCTTGTATGTTCTGTGATCAGACTTTTACTCATCAGGATGAGCTAGGACCCCACGTATTAACACAGCACCCCACCACTTTCTTTGAACCAGCTGTGCTTCGAGTTGAAGCCGAATTCAGGATCCCAGGAGAGAGACCCCGGCCCAAACCGAGCAGCCTCCCCAATGAAAAAGAGGAGGTTCACAGCTGTATTGTGTGTGGTCAGGTTTCACAAGATGCCAGTGAGCTGGAGACCCACATGAGGAAGCACAAGGACTACTTTACTTACTGCTGCAATGTCTGTGGACGGCGATTTAGAGAGCCATGGTTCCTCAAGAACCACATGAAGATGCATGTAAAACCAGGAGCAAAGAGCAAGGCCCAGCAAGACCTGGAGACCCCAGTCACAGTCAATGGCATCGTCCAAGACCCTGCTTCAGAGCCTGTAGTCACTGTTTACAAAATGTGCATGGTTTGTGGGTTTTTCTTCCCTGACCATGACAGTTTGGTTGAACATAGTAAAGTACATAATCGAGAGGTGGAGCCTGGCAAAGATAAAGACAAGGATGGCACTACTGAATCCCttgacaaacaggaaacatttctTCACAGTCTAAGACTTCTGCCTCGCTCTATAGGAAATAGTTTGCAACATGAGAGATCATCAAAATGGATTCCCCAGCTAGATCCCTTCAACACATATCAGGCATGGCAACTTGCTACAAAGGGCAAGATAGCAGTTGGTCCTAATACTACTAAAGATATTGGTCAGGAAGCCAGCACAGACAATGAAGAATGCGGCTCTGATAAGGAGGAGTTAAATAATATTTGGTCTGAGGGACAAGGAGACAAAACTATGAAAGAGGCCCTTGGGAGAGAGGCCCGGTCTCAGCAGCAGACTGTAGTAGAAAACCCAGAAACACCACGGAGGTCTCTAATGCAAAAAGATAAGGACAAAGAAAGGCCAACCACTTGTGAGGAATGTCAGAGAACCTTCAGGACCTACCACCAGTTAGTTCTCCACTCCAGGGTCCACAAGCGTGAGAGAGGCGGTGAAGAGAGTCCAACTTCTTCTGTTGATGGGAAGTTGTCGAGAGCAGGCTCACTTGAGCATGCAGAGGAAGGCTCTGAGGAGGGCTTCGAGGAAGCAGCATTGGCAGAAAACCTGGGTCCAG GTGAAGAAGGTTTTGATCGATCAAAAGTCAGATCAAAAGAATGCAGTTACTGTGGCAAATCATTCCGCTCAAGCTATTACCTCACAGTACATCTGAGGACTCACACAG gtgAAAAACCGTTCAAGTGTGCTTACTGCGACTACGCTGCAGCCCAGAAGACTTCCCTGAAATATCACCTGGATCGACGTCACAAAGACAAACCTTACGTGGACATTCCCAGCAGACCTGTGCCTTTAGTGCCCTCTCCTAATGATGGAAAACATggaaatgacaatgaaaatccTGCTCCAAATAGATCCAAACTCTGGGTTCCTGGAGCCAGATCGTGCCCCAATGGAACACCAGAGGACAGGTTTGATAGCATAGATAGCAAGCTTGGCAAACCACTCGTCCAGATGAATACTGAGTATGAGAAGTTAATTGCCAAGTCTGCTTACTCCCCAGTTGATGATACGTCCTTAAAGTGCCCCGTACCGGTTAACCTGaagatggaaagagaggagaTAAAAGATGAGAACTCTGAGGCCCCATTAAATCTGTCTTTAAAagtgtctctctccatctctgccaGTGCAGAACCCAGAAATGCATTAATTCCAATTGCCTGTTCGTTTTGTGCATATAAAACCATGTACCCAGAGGTTCTGATAATGCACAAAAAGCTGACTCATAAAGACAAGTCAGACAGTACAAAAAAGAATGGATTCGGAGGCAGTTTGAAACACAAACGTTACACAGGTTGCCCCCCTGCGCTTGATGGGAAAGATGTCACCCCACTTGCGATGATTGACCGACGCCACCCTCGTCGAACCAAGTCCCCTCCCCCTCAACCTGCAAAACCACAAGAAAAGACGCCTGTTAACCCACCTCATGGTCCTAAGCGGTCCCCTATCCATGCTCCCCTACATGATGTTGTCCAGGAGACCCAGCGTCATAGACATAACATTGATACACATCCCAGTCAGGAATCCTCCAGATATACAGAGCTCTTGAGAAAATCCAACACAGGCAGCAAGTATGTCGTGGACCGACCAGGCCCCTCCGACAGAGTGGGAATTGGTGAGAGGAGTTACCCAGCCAGAAGTGGTGTCATTTGGCACTCAGATGCTGCCAGGCTGTGCCTCTCGAGCCGATTTGGTAGCCTCCCCCAGATGGATTTTGGTGAACCATCCAGCAAGAGATTCAAGTATACGGTACCTACAGGCAGGGAAACTGACACCGGTGAGAAGCCTGGCTTCAGAGGACCAGCAGGGGATGGATCTAACAGGCTGCTTATCTCAGGGAGAAGTGTGAAAACCACGTCACAAGGATCGGGCCCATCTACAGTTTCTGAGACCCTGGGTCCTTTGAAGACTACATCAACAGTTATTGGAGGAGGTTTGGACACTGAGTGGAGCATGATGAACCTTCTGCGCTCCTACACACCCAATGACCTGGCATCTCTCTATCACAGCACATCAGCCAACCCTAGTCACGGAGGACTGGCCAACCCAAGAGCAG ggGGCAGAACTGTGCTGTACCAACACTTACCCACTCTGCCCAACCTGCAGAGGAGAGACCCCTCAGGCCCTTTCCCTAATCAACGCTATGGCACCACTGACAAAAGTACCTAA